Proteins co-encoded in one Arachis hypogaea cultivar Tifrunner chromosome 13, arahy.Tifrunner.gnm2.J5K5, whole genome shotgun sequence genomic window:
- the LOC112771703 gene encoding protein UNUSUAL FLORAL ORGANS, with protein sequence MEGFHHHHSSITSPFSYTFAITGTAATTSTFNTTPWMNSRIWSKLPQRLIDRILAFLPPPAFFRARSVCKRWYALLFSNSFLELYLQVSPRRHWFIFFNHKISKSYIYKNNNNGATGTASNHNNDGYLFDPYDMAWYRISFTLVPSGFSPASSSSGLLCWVSDEAGPKTMLLCNPIIGSLTQLPPTPRPRLFPSIGLTVTPTCIDVTVAGDDMISPYAVKNLTSESFHIDGGGFYSIWGTTSSLPRLCSLESGRMVYAEGKFYCMNCSPFSVMAFDITSNAWFKIQAPMRRFLRSPSLLECKGKLLLIAAVEKSKLNVPKSLRVWTLQSCGTMWVESERMPQQLYTQFAELEGENGFECVGHGEFIVIIIRGTDKALLFDISRKRWQWIPPCPYRRHHHHGFVDELHGFAYEPRLATPITGLLDHLALPFQNFNA encoded by the exons ATGGAAGGTTTTCATCATCACCATTCTTCTATCACCTCTCCTTTCTCTTATACCTTTGCCATCACGGGCACCGCTGCAACAACAAGCACCTTCAACACCACACCATGGATGAATAGTAGAATATGGAGCAAGCTTCCTCAGAGGCTCATTGATCGCATCCTCGCCTTCCTCCCTCCTCCTGCTTTTTTTCGAGCTCGTTCTGTGTGCAAGAGATGGTACGCCCTTCTCTTCTCCAACTCTTTTCTCGAATTATACCTTCAAGTCTCACCCAGACGCCACTGGTTCATCTTCTTCAACCACAAGATCAGCAAAAGCTACATctacaagaacaacaacaatggcGCCACCGGCACTGCTTCCAATCACAACAACGACGGTTACCTCTTTGATCCCTATGACATGGCATGGTATCGAATCTCCTTCACTCTCGTCCCATCTGGATTCTCTCCCGCTTCTTCTTCATCTGGATTACTGTGTTGGGTTTCTGATGAAGCTGGTCCCAAAACCATGCTTCTCTGCAACCCTATCATCGGTTCTCTTACTCAGTTACCACCCACACCAAGGCCAAGACTCTTCCCTTCCATTGGCTTAACCGTTACTCCAACCTGCATCGACGTCACAGTAGCTGGCGACGACATGATTTCCCCTTATGCCGTCAAGAACTTAACATCAGAGAGCTTTCACATCGACGGAGGGGGATTCTACTCCATATGGGGAACAACTTCTTCTCTTCCCCGGCTTTGCAGTCTTGAATCTGGAAGAATGGTTTATGCAGAAGGAAAATTCTACTGCATGAATTGCAGCCCCTTTAGTGTTATGGCGTTTGACATAACCTCCAACGCGTGGTTCAAGATCCAAGCTCCCATGAGAAGGTTCTTGCGCTCTCCCAGCTTGCTTGAGTGTAAGGGCAAGCTCCTCCTCATCGCCGCTGTTGAGAAGAGCAAGCTCAACGTCCCCAAGAGCTTGAGGGTTTGGACCTTGCAATCTTGCGGAACAAT GTGGGTGGAGAGTGAGAGGATGCCGCAGCAGCTATACACTCAGTTTGCGGAATTGGAGGGTGAGAATGGGTTTGAGTGTGTAGGGCATGGAGAATTCATTGTCATAATCATCCGTGGCACCGACAAAGCATTGTTGTTTGACATTTCTAGGAAGAGGTGGCAGTGGATTCCGCCCTGTCCTTATCGTCGTCACCATCATCATGGGTTTGTTGATGAGTTGCATGGTTTTGCATATGAGCCTAGACTTGCTACTCCCATTACTGGACTTCTTGATCACTTAGCACTCCCCTTTCAGAACTTTAAtgcttaa